One segment of Inediibacterium massiliense DNA contains the following:
- a CDS encoding DUF1659 domain-containing protein: MSVNVNQGPSKMAIIYSDGVDEKGNEKKKTKTYSNLKSSASNEAVYDVALAIIGLQTHDALEIHKKEDYEISQGA; this comes from the coding sequence ATGTCTGTAAATGTAAACCAAGGACCTAGTAAGATGGCGATCATTTATAGTGACGGAGTGGATGAAAAAGGAAATGAAAAGAAAAAGACCAAAACCTATAGCAATTTAAAATCTAGTGCTTCCAATGAAGCAGTCTATGATGTAGCATTAGCAATCATTGGCCTTCAAACACATGATGCATTAGAAATCCACAAAAAAGAAGATTATGAAATTAGTCAAGGTGCATAG
- a CDS encoding type II toxin-antitoxin system RelE/ParE family toxin: MENKKWEIELYEQSNGKVPVLEFILSLPKKMQAKVTRTIDLLEEFGISLAYPHVDSIKGEEYKGMWELRTKLSSNITRIFYFLHDGNKFVLLHGYAKKDAKTDQKQLKKAKFRMDEYKQRKDDVS, from the coding sequence ATGGAAAATAAAAAATGGGAAATAGAATTGTATGAACAATCAAATGGTAAAGTACCAGTCCTTGAATTTATATTGTCTTTACCTAAAAAAATGCAAGCTAAGGTAACAAGGACAATTGATTTATTAGAAGAGTTTGGAATCAGTCTAGCTTACCCTCATGTAGATAGTATAAAGGGGGAAGAATACAAAGGAATGTGGGAACTTAGAACAAAATTGAGTTCTAATATCACTAGAATATTTTATTTTCTGCATGATGGAAATAAGTTTGTTTTGCTTCATGGTTATGCTAAAAAAGATGCTAAAACAGACCAGAAACAACTTAAAAAAGCAAAATTTAGAATGGATGAATATAAACAAAGAAAGGATGATGTGTCATGA
- a CDS encoding DUF2922 domain-containing protein produces MKRLEMIFKNEEGKGTKLSIEDCRDDLKASEVQATMQTIIDKNIFATSNGDLKEILYANIVTTDTEAIIEKK; encoded by the coding sequence GTGAAGCGATTAGAGATGATTTTTAAAAACGAAGAAGGTAAAGGCACAAAGCTATCCATCGAGGACTGTAGAGACGATCTCAAGGCCTCTGAGGTACAAGCTACAATGCAGACTATTATCGACAAAAACATATTTGCTACAAGCAACGGAGATCTCAAAGAGATATTGTATGCAAACATTGTTACAACAGATACAGAAGCAATTATTGAAAAAAAATAA
- a CDS encoding site-specific integrase — translation MNSVQPIRDKKQIVAMKKALKNSSDRSFIGRNYMIFIVGIYTGLRISDILNLKVKDVTQSHIYIKEKKTGKIKRFKINAPLRKELNKYIKRHDFNEESFLFPSSKLGPNGEKVPITRIQAYRVLNKAAKECGLQEIGTHTSRKTFGYHFYKKYKDVAALQEIFNHSSPSITLRYIGINDDIKDQMIDDFDY, via the coding sequence TTGAACTCCGTACAACCTATTCGTGACAAAAAACAAATTGTTGCAATGAAAAAAGCCCTGAAAAATTCTAGCGATAGAAGCTTCATCGGTAGAAATTATATGATATTTATTGTAGGCATATATACAGGACTTAGGATCTCTGATATTTTAAACCTTAAAGTAAAAGATGTAACACAAAGTCATATTTACATCAAAGAGAAAAAAACAGGTAAGATCAAGAGATTTAAGATCAATGCTCCTCTAAGAAAAGAATTGAATAAGTACATCAAAAGACATGATTTTAATGAGGAGAGTTTCTTATTTCCAAGTTCCAAACTAGGCCCTAATGGAGAGAAAGTGCCTATTACTAGAATCCAGGCCTATAGAGTCTTAAACAAAGCAGCTAAGGAATGTGGACTCCAAGAAATAGGCACCCATACGAGCAGGAAAACTTTTGGGTATCATTTTTATAAGAAATATAAGGATGTTGCAGCACTCCAGGAGATTTTTAACCATTCCTCTCCTAGTATTACCCTTCGGTATATAGGAATCAATGATGATATTAAAGATCAGATGATTGATGATTTTGATTACTAA
- a CDS encoding replication initiation protein, which yields MSKNYMVTKANTLIEASYKLTLGEQKLIFL from the coding sequence ATGTCTAAAAATTATATGGTGACAAAAGCCAATACATTAATAGAAGCAAGTTATAAACTTACATTAGGAGAACAAAAACTCATATTTTTATAG
- a CDS encoding YcbK family protein: MNNVYISKNFKLKEFECRDGSHLVKVDEKLIILLQILRDRVQKPIIITSGFRTEKYNQRVGGAKKSQHLLGRAADIKVPGVYPDEVAKIAKEIGFKGIGVYKNFTHVDVREGNMAFWRG; encoded by the coding sequence GTGAACAATGTTTACATATCCAAAAACTTTAAGTTAAAAGAGTTTGAATGTAGGGATGGATCACATCTGGTGAAGGTAGATGAAAAGCTCATTATACTTTTGCAGATATTAAGAGATAGAGTTCAAAAGCCTATTATCATTACATCTGGATTTAGAACAGAAAAATACAATCAAAGGGTCGGTGGAGCAAAGAAAAGCCAACATTTACTTGGACGTGCTGCAGACATAAAAGTACCTGGAGTATATCCTGATGAAGTGGCCAAGATTGCAAAAGAAATAGGTTTTAAAGGAATAGGAGTTTATAAAAACTTTACCCATGTAGATGTGAGGGAAGGAAATATGGCGTTTTGGAGAGGGTGA
- a CDS encoding helix-turn-helix transcriptional regulator, whose amino-acid sequence MKWSDAKNIIKQDPVVVAELDNLESEYQLIRQIIQLRKEMNMTQEQLAKHLGTKQSNISRLESGNYNTTIDQLKKIAEIFGKKLKIEFV is encoded by the coding sequence ATGAAATGGAGTGATGCTAAAAATATCATCAAACAAGACCCTGTAGTTGTAGCAGAGTTGGATAATTTAGAATCTGAATATCAACTAATCAGACAAATCATTCAGCTTAGAAAAGAAATGAATATGACTCAAGAACAATTAGCAAAACATTTAGGAACAAAGCAATCTAATATTTCTAGATTAGAAAGTGGAAACTATAATACAACTATAGATCAATTAAAGAAAATAGCTGAAATCTTTGGAAAAAAACTAAAAATTGAATTTGTATAA
- a CDS encoding DUF3139 domain-containing protein, with protein sequence MKFKKYILILLTLLIISSPILYYFPIQKYFAEKTLEKYMYFQGCSNAKIKSKQILKDYKIGGYTIEIIYKDDPGYTYEYIYFPGESSLKRSMNCIVFDRENVDVDVTNKKVKYPPID encoded by the coding sequence GTGAAGTTTAAAAAATATATACTAATTTTATTAACTTTATTGATTATAAGTTCGCCTATATTGTACTATTTTCCTATTCAAAAATATTTTGCAGAAAAAACACTGGAGAAATATATGTATTTTCAGGGATGCTCCAATGCTAAAATAAAATCAAAGCAAATATTAAAAGATTATAAAATCGGAGGATATACTATTGAAATAATATATAAAGATGATCCAGGATACACTTATGAATATATTTATTTTCCTGGAGAAAGTAGCCTAAAACGGAGTATGAATTGTATAGTATTTGATAGAGAAAATGTAGATGTTGATGTAACAAATAAAAAAGTGAAATACCCGCCTATTGACTAA
- a CDS encoding YvrJ family protein, translating into MPICQYELMNKKGGLVMEELMSIIANVGFPIGVSVYLLVRIEGKIDDLSKSIKELDHTIENLWNSL; encoded by the coding sequence GTGCCAATATGTCAATATGAGTTGATGAATAAAAAAGGAGGACTTGTCATGGAGGAACTTATGAGTATTATTGCAAACGTTGGGTTTCCAATTGGTGTATCTGTTTATTTATTAGTAAGGATTGAAGGAAAGATAGATGATCTTTCTAAGAGCATCAAGGAGCTGGATCATACTATAGAAAATTTGTGGAATAGTCTTTAG
- a CDS encoding MerR family transcriptional regulator, with protein sequence MDTLYSSNDLAEKLGISVSTVRKYEQDYNLEIMRNESNNRVYTEKDLEIFKKIIELKNEGANIHLIRKILANEGIVETAPEVLDTIPLHTESIEAFKADVISQIADIVSEKERVLKEEFEKQLDEKLQHQEQRIREQIQAENKKLMEYIAATKENEKKKGFWSRIFGK encoded by the coding sequence ATGGATACTCTATATAGCAGCAATGATTTGGCTGAAAAGCTTGGAATTTCGGTATCTACAGTTCGAAAGTATGAGCAGGATTATAACTTGGAGATCATGAGGAATGAAAGCAACAACAGGGTGTATACAGAAAAGGATCTAGAGATTTTTAAAAAGATCATAGAGCTTAAAAATGAAGGTGCGAACATTCATCTTATAAGAAAGATACTTGCTAATGAAGGTATAGTAGAAACAGCTCCTGAGGTTTTAGATACTATTCCTCTACATACTGAAAGTATAGAGGCATTTAAAGCTGATGTAATCAGTCAAATAGCAGATATTGTTTCGGAAAAAGAAAGAGTATTGAAAGAGGAATTTGAAAAGCAACTAGATGAAAAATTACAGCACCAGGAGCAGAGGATCAGAGAGCAGATCCAAGCAGAAAATAAAAAGCTGATGGAATATATAGCTGCTACGAAAGAAAATGAAAAGAAAAAAGGGTTTTGGAGTAGGATTTTTGGGAAGTAG
- a CDS encoding AIPR family protein: MQFEPTIKLKLKAYKEKYELENLGETEVFERFANQTILTSHQPDAFSIETDLIDIISVGGSEDMGIDGIAIKFNGVFITNKTDIQDLMQKNSKDNVEFIFIQSKYKRSFDSKEYGTFITGIKDFLNPQQYLPYNKKIELWLDLKNYILSDEVMVRWESNPSIRIYYIVMGEWNNSPHILARSEQFKEEIAKLHTYDSPNIRYIDSKSFKNICDENENTFTEVLNIIDIFSLTEVNNVDNSSIILCYANEFIKMLMTEDGIIRKTLFIDNVRDYQGDTMINNEIFETIKSDPKSFILLNNGITVVCDTIIPGNRKITIENPRIVNGCQTSNVLYHANCQGINISDIALSIKLIATKSTKIINNVVRGTNKQNIVLDEVFEVTRDFHKELEEFINSMSTCNEQYFEKIYYERRSKQYADNPTIKAIQKINLRLISQDFISIFLFSPHLGHRHESKILDIYKNQVFVDGQSKYPYYITSLLHVEFEKIFKHKKIPKEYYPYKSHLMLITVLLLNGKAPNINKQKQIDQYCSDLFDKMRNTNTFFNATKLAVEKFNDVTKKWINLRGENYKYSIKDNSKFTELLLSQVLSNNDTTEDSLSTYRGTVLNVKADRNGLNYGFISKSPTNIFFHSKDNPTLNMNKILYKDVTYQIQVNPITNQEVAVNVKNIS; this comes from the coding sequence ATGCAGTTTGAACCAACCATAAAATTGAAGCTAAAAGCATATAAAGAAAAGTATGAGTTAGAAAATTTAGGTGAAACTGAAGTTTTTGAAAGATTTGCTAATCAAACAATATTGACATCACATCAACCTGATGCTTTTTCTATCGAAACAGATTTGATTGATATTATTTCTGTGGGTGGATCTGAAGATATGGGAATTGATGGTATTGCTATTAAATTCAATGGTGTATTCATAACCAATAAAACCGACATACAAGATTTAATGCAAAAGAATAGTAAAGATAATGTTGAATTTATATTTATACAATCTAAATATAAAAGATCATTTGATTCTAAAGAATATGGTACTTTTATAACTGGAATTAAAGATTTTCTAAACCCACAACAATATCTTCCATATAATAAAAAAATAGAATTATGGTTGGATCTTAAAAATTACATTTTGAGTGATGAAGTAATGGTAAGGTGGGAAAGCAATCCATCTATTCGAATATATTATATAGTAATGGGCGAATGGAACAATAGTCCTCATATTTTAGCAAGATCAGAACAGTTTAAAGAAGAAATTGCAAAATTACACACATATGATAGTCCGAATATTCGTTATATAGATAGTAAATCTTTCAAAAATATTTGTGATGAGAATGAAAATACTTTTACAGAAGTTCTAAATATAATTGATATTTTTTCATTAACAGAAGTAAATAATGTCGATAATTCGAGTATTATTTTATGCTATGCTAATGAGTTTATAAAAATGCTTATGACAGAAGATGGTATTATAAGAAAGACATTATTTATTGATAATGTAAGAGATTACCAAGGAGATACAATGATAAATAATGAAATTTTTGAAACGATAAAAAGTGATCCAAAAAGTTTTATCTTATTGAATAATGGTATAACTGTAGTATGTGATACAATCATACCTGGAAATAGAAAAATTACAATCGAGAATCCTCGAATTGTTAATGGTTGCCAAACAAGCAATGTATTATATCATGCAAACTGCCAAGGAATAAATATTAGTGATATAGCACTTTCAATTAAGCTTATTGCAACAAAATCAACTAAAATAATAAATAACGTTGTTCGGGGTACAAATAAACAAAATATCGTATTAGATGAAGTCTTTGAAGTAACAAGAGATTTCCATAAAGAATTGGAAGAATTTATAAATTCAATGTCAACTTGTAATGAACAATATTTTGAAAAAATCTATTATGAAAGAAGATCAAAACAATATGCTGATAACCCTACTATTAAAGCCATTCAAAAAATAAATTTAAGATTAATATCTCAAGATTTTATAAGTATATTTTTATTTTCTCCTCATTTAGGACATAGACATGAATCAAAAATACTTGATATATATAAAAATCAAGTATTTGTAGATGGACAGTCTAAATATCCCTATTATATAACTTCATTATTACATGTAGAATTTGAAAAAATATTTAAACATAAAAAAATACCAAAAGAATATTATCCGTATAAATCACATTTAATGTTAATTACAGTATTACTCCTTAATGGAAAAGCACCTAATATTAATAAGCAAAAGCAAATTGATCAATATTGTTCAGATTTATTTGATAAGATGAGAAATACTAATACATTTTTTAATGCTACTAAATTAGCAGTTGAAAAATTTAATGATGTAACAAAGAAATGGATAAATTTACGAGGAGAAAATTATAAATATAGTATAAAAGATAATTCTAAATTTACAGAATTATTATTATCCCAAGTTCTTTCAAACAATGATACTACAGAAGATAGCTTGTCCACCTATAGAGGAACCGTACTAAATGTAAAAGCAGATAGAAATGGTTTAAATTACGGATTTATCTCTAAATCTCCAACAAATATATTTTTTCATAGTAAAGATAATCCAACATTAAATATGAATAAAATTCTATACAAAGATGTAACTTATCAAATTCAAGTTAATCCCATAACAAATCAAGAAGTTGCTGTTAATGTAAAGAATATTTCTTAA
- a CDS encoding Mor transcription activator family protein, whose protein sequence is MISDLIGRENTKKLMKEFGGSSIYIPREDRISRNKKILKEYNGYNSRELAKKYGLCHKTIQKIVKEG, encoded by the coding sequence TTGATTTCTGATTTAATTGGCAGAGAGAATACAAAAAAGCTCATGAAAGAGTTTGGAGGTAGTTCTATTTATATTCCAAGAGAAGATCGTATCAGTAGAAATAAAAAGATTTTGAAGGAGTATAACGGCTACAACTCTCGTGAACTTGCAAAGAAGTATGGTCTTTGTCATAAAACCATTCAAAAAATTGTGAAGGAGGGGTAA
- a CDS encoding replication initiation protein, which yields METVLIHENNVVTKSNNLIESSYKLTVNEQKIILIVASLVQKEDKDFKTYKITVQDIIEKMGLKDSKSAYEDMKKITLNLMKKVIVMNVPSEEDEGAFDTIQLNWFSSVKYLNKRGTIEARFDPTLKPYLLNLKERFTSYKLKNIVALKSFYSIRIYELLKQYQSIGERMITIKQLKDMLGIDKGSYEKYNNFKRKVIQVAYKEINENTDISFEFEEIKKGRKVDKIKFHIESKNKKIPKNSAFEEIATTKEATFDPFVFSLKQIIKEDLTDDELKAILEASKYDMATIIKKYEIAKSSTYDNLVGFLISAINKDYKEPIKQEKNNRFHNFEGRTSKYTKEELEEKVKRGVKSEV from the coding sequence TTGGAAACAGTATTGATTCATGAAAATAATGTGGTAACAAAATCAAATAACTTAATAGAATCTTCATATAAATTAACGGTTAATGAGCAAAAAATTATTCTTATTGTTGCTTCTTTGGTTCAAAAAGAGGACAAAGATTTTAAAACATATAAAATTACAGTACAAGATATTATTGAAAAAATGGGACTTAAGGACTCCAAAAGCGCTTATGAGGATATGAAAAAAATTACTTTAAATTTAATGAAAAAAGTTATTGTGATGAATGTGCCTAGTGAAGAAGATGAAGGAGCTTTTGATACGATCCAATTAAATTGGTTTTCTAGTGTAAAATATCTAAATAAAAGGGGAACTATAGAAGCTCGTTTTGATCCTACTTTAAAACCATATTTGTTAAATTTAAAAGAAAGGTTTACTTCTTATAAGCTAAAGAACATAGTAGCTTTAAAGAGTTTCTACAGCATTAGAATATACGAGCTTTTAAAGCAATATCAATCAATTGGAGAGCGAATGATTACAATTAAACAATTAAAAGATATGTTAGGAATTGATAAAGGAAGTTATGAAAAATATAATAACTTTAAAAGAAAAGTAATCCAAGTAGCTTATAAAGAAATCAACGAAAACACAGACATATCCTTTGAATTTGAAGAAATTAAAAAGGGGCGAAAAGTAGATAAAATCAAATTTCATATAGAATCTAAAAATAAAAAAATCCCTAAAAATAGTGCTTTTGAAGAGATTGCAACTACTAAAGAAGCTACGTTTGATCCTTTTGTTTTTTCATTAAAACAAATTATAAAAGAAGACCTAACAGATGATGAATTAAAAGCTATATTAGAAGCTTCAAAGTATGACATGGCAACGATTATTAAAAAATATGAAATAGCAAAATCATCTACATATGATAATTTGGTAGGATTCTTGATTAGTGCCATAAATAAAGATTATAAAGAGCCAATCAAACAAGAAAAAAATAATAGATTTCATAATTTTGAAGGTAGAACTTCTAAATATACAAAAGAAGAGTTGGAGGAAAAAGTAAAAAGGGGGGTTAAAAGTGAAGTTTAA